The Allofrancisella frigidaquae genome has a segment encoding these proteins:
- a CDS encoding tRNA threonylcarbamoyladenosine dehydratase, producing the protein MIQAITERTGILVNSNGLKKLETANIFVAGCGGVGSFVIEALARAGVGKLTIIDMDIVDPSNINRQLIALHSTVGKPKVEVMNDRILDINPKCQVNAMQTFINSENTYSLLTAEKYDYVIDAIDTLNAKVNLVKASHELGIKTISSMGAGGKTDPTQIKVADVYKTDVCALARAMRTRLKKQKVKKGIKTVFSTEKGIAPLPPKEPQPNQQGRSRATNGTLSYMPSLFGLTIAGIVIKEIVGDDFNSQF; encoded by the coding sequence ATGATACAAGCAATTACAGAAAGAACTGGAATATTAGTTAACTCGAACGGTTTAAAAAAACTAGAAACTGCAAATATCTTTGTAGCAGGATGTGGTGGCGTAGGATCTTTTGTTATTGAAGCACTCGCTAGAGCCGGTGTTGGAAAATTAACAATAATTGATATGGATATAGTAGACCCATCTAATATCAATCGCCAACTTATTGCTTTACATAGTACAGTTGGTAAGCCTAAAGTTGAGGTTATGAATGACAGAATTTTAGATATAAATCCTAAATGTCAAGTCAACGCCATGCAGACTTTTATTAATTCTGAAAATACATATAGTCTACTTACTGCTGAAAAATATGATTATGTAATAGATGCAATAGATACTCTAAATGCTAAAGTTAATTTAGTAAAAGCATCACATGAATTAGGAATAAAAACGATCTCAAGCATGGGTGCTGGGGGCAAAACAGACCCTACGCAAATAAAGGTTGCTGATGTTTATAAAACTGATGTTTGTGCTCTGGCTCGTGCCATGAGAACACGTCTAAAAAAACAAAAAGTTAAAAAAGGTATAAAGACTGTATTCTCTACTGAAAAAGGTATAGCTCCACTACCTCCTAAAGAACCTCAGCCAAACCAACAAGGTCGATCTAGAGCAACTAATGGCACTCTTAGCTATATGCCATCTTTATTTGGGTTAACCATAGCTGGTATTGTAATTAAGGAGATAGTTGGTGATGATTTTAATAGTCAATTTTAA
- a CDS encoding alpha/beta hydrolase family protein, translated as MNKKIVLFLSLVSSFGYSEIVKSEVWKVDDVSNTYKTKYFCNKDLSKQDCDKNIKNMQELDVDIDHLNSQDIKSLQLNKISYKTTNTFPASGKITSKVSGLLILPDTEKPKGVVLYYHPTVFDNSGVPSNLDKNNKTSLMLNTIYAALYAANGYIVVAPDYMGQGDDYKNYHPYVLYPQQTVNTAIDLLNDISNVIKEKYKLSNTKRLNLFSVGYSEGAPYSIWTAKCLESTYNCDGVSKLEKLYRYRAAVGLSGAYDISSTTLRFMIDNNDSKAYKLYSKIITSMLKPALVANTLMSYLNYSNTDKTINIKDIDKEFFNMKCSTFAQSKCDIDGKHYTLANVFNQKDLPNTVLAEAVFSSSLYKKFPNQESASHYSIPTGNNSMLNLLSEKIFHDREFLQTLQSADIVDFGTRTRTPIFIFSLKEDSIVTPLNYDSFMAKSNAIVDGFVLDNDKIVTKSIDWLPDALSMGKVDHITGEVYANLFAYKYIDDLNKVYI; from the coding sequence ATGAATAAAAAAATAGTACTTTTTTTAAGTTTAGTATCCTCTTTTGGATACTCTGAAATAGTTAAGTCTGAAGTTTGGAAAGTTGATGATGTAAGTAACACTTATAAAACAAAATATTTCTGCAATAAAGATTTATCTAAACAAGATTGTGACAAAAATATAAAAAATATGCAGGAATTAGATGTGGATATAGATCATCTTAACTCGCAAGATATAAAAAGTCTTCAGCTTAATAAAATTTCGTATAAAACTACAAATACCTTTCCAGCTAGTGGAAAAATTACTTCTAAAGTTTCTGGATTACTCATACTACCAGATACAGAAAAACCGAAAGGTGTGGTTCTATACTATCACCCTACTGTATTTGATAATAGTGGAGTTCCATCAAATTTAGATAAAAATAATAAAACTAGCTTAATGCTTAATACTATTTATGCTGCTCTTTACGCTGCTAATGGCTATATAGTTGTAGCTCCTGATTATATGGGTCAAGGAGATGATTATAAAAATTATCATCCATATGTTCTATACCCTCAGCAAACTGTAAATACAGCTATAGATCTACTTAATGATATCTCTAATGTAATTAAGGAAAAATACAAACTAAGTAATACAAAAAGGTTAAATCTATTTTCTGTTGGCTACTCTGAAGGCGCCCCATATTCCATCTGGACAGCAAAATGCTTAGAATCTACATATAATTGCGATGGTGTTAGCAAACTTGAGAAGTTATACAGGTATAGAGCTGCGGTTGGTTTAAGTGGTGCATATGATATCAGTAGTACTACCCTACGTTTTATGATAGATAACAATGATTCAAAAGCATACAAACTCTATAGTAAAATCATAACCTCTATGTTAAAACCAGCATTAGTAGCAAATACTTTAATGAGCTATTTAAATTATAGTAACACTGATAAAACTATTAACATTAAAGACATTGACAAAGAATTTTTTAACATGAAATGTTCAACATTTGCTCAATCTAAGTGTGATATAGATGGTAAGCACTACACACTTGCAAATGTATTTAACCAAAAAGATCTACCAAATACAGTCTTAGCTGAAGCTGTTTTTAGTAGTTCTCTATATAAAAAATTTCCGAATCAAGAGTCTGCTTCACATTATAGTATACCAACAGGCAATAACTCCATGCTTAATCTGTTAAGTGAAAAAATTTTTCATGACCGTGAATTTTTACAAACATTACAGAGTGCTGACATAGTTGATTTTGGAACCAGGACTAGAACACCAATCTTCATATTTAGCTTAAAAGAAGATTCTATTGTGACGCCTCTTAACTACGACAGTTTCATGGCAAAATCTAACGCTATAGTGGATGGCTTTGTCCTAGATAATGATAAAATAGTAACCAAAAGTATAGATTGGCTACCTGATGCCTTAAGCATGGGTAAGGTTGATCACATAACTGGTGAGGTTTATGCCAATCTTTTTGCATACAAATATATAGATGACTTAAATAAGGTTTACATATAA
- a CDS encoding peroxiredoxin, translating into MVLVGKKAPVFNAPAVLGNGEIVDNYDFAKAIQGKYAVVVFYPLDFTFVCPSELIALDKRTAKLKELGVEVVSVSIDSHFTHNAWRNTPINEGGIGPVSYTMVADINQKIVKDYDVQAEGGMAFRGTFLIDKQGVVRHQVVNDLPLGRNMDEVIRMVEALQFHEQYGEVCPAGWNKGDQGMKASPKGVAEYLVDHVDDL; encoded by the coding sequence ATGGTATTAGTAGGCAAAAAAGCACCAGTTTTTAACGCACCAGCAGTATTAGGAAATGGTGAGATTGTAGACAACTATGATTTTGCAAAAGCGATCCAAGGTAAATATGCTGTAGTGGTATTTTATCCTTTGGATTTTACATTTGTTTGCCCATCTGAGTTAATAGCTTTAGATAAGAGAACAGCTAAACTAAAAGAGCTAGGTGTGGAAGTTGTTTCTGTATCTATAGACTCTCATTTTACGCATAATGCTTGGAGAAACACACCAATCAATGAGGGTGGTATTGGACCAGTCAGTTATACTATGGTTGCTGATATTAATCAAAAAATTGTAAAAGATTATGATGTTCAAGCTGAAGGTGGTATGGCTTTTAGAGGTACTTTCTTGATTGATAAACAAGGTGTAGTACGTCATCAAGTTGTTAATGACCTTCCATTAGGTAGAAATATGGATGAGGTTATAAGAATGGTTGAAGCTTTGCAATTTCATGAGCAATATGGTGAAGTATGTCCAGCTGGTTGGAATAAGGGCGACCAAGGCATGAAGGCTTCTCCAAAAGGTGTTGCTGAATACTTAGTAGACCATGTTGATGATCTATAG
- a CDS encoding zinc ribbon domain-containing protein YjdM, with amino-acid sequence MQDLPQCPKCQSQYVYQNNDLLICPECGHEWKLDEVKNEDDKLIVKDSNGNLLQDGDTVTVIKDLKLKGSSQVIKVGTKVKGIRLVEGDHDIDCKVEGIGAMKLKSQFVKKL; translated from the coding sequence ATGCAAGATTTACCGCAATGTCCTAAATGTCAGTCACAGTACGTTTATCAAAATAACGATCTATTAATTTGTCCAGAGTGTGGTCATGAGTGGAAGTTGGATGAAGTTAAAAATGAGGATGATAAACTTATAGTCAAAGATTCAAATGGTAATTTATTACAAGATGGTGATACTGTTACAGTTATTAAAGACCTTAAGCTAAAAGGTTCTTCGCAAGTTATAAAAGTTGGTACAAAAGTCAAAGGTATCCGCTTAGTTGAGGGTGATCATGATATTGATTGTAAAGTTGAGGGTATTGGAGCTATGAAACTAAAATCACAGTTTGTTAAGAAATTGTAA
- the dnaQ gene encoding DNA polymerase III subunit epsilon, producing MSRQIFIDTETTGFDFKIGNRIVEFGAVEVIDRKITGNTLHFYCNPNFEVEAGALAIHGLTNEFLADKPTFDEKVDDMIGFLRDAEIIIHNAAFDVPFINWELNLLKNNKYGKLEDHVANIVDSLEVARKKHPLQKNNLDALCKRYAIRNDHRTFHGALLDSELLADVYLAMTGGQTKLSLQTSKSATKDSADIDFERLNLRQASVSNLAEHDKYLQGILKLEEEIRW from the coding sequence ATGTCTAGACAAATCTTTATAGATACTGAAACTACTGGTTTTGATTTTAAAATTGGTAATAGGATTGTTGAGTTTGGAGCTGTAGAAGTTATTGATAGGAAGATAACTGGCAATACTTTACACTTTTATTGTAATCCAAATTTTGAAGTTGAAGCAGGAGCATTAGCGATACACGGTTTAACAAATGAATTTTTAGCAGATAAGCCAACTTTTGATGAAAAAGTTGATGATATGATAGGGTTTCTTAGAGATGCTGAAATTATAATCCACAATGCAGCTTTTGACGTACCATTTATTAATTGGGAGCTTAATTTATTAAAAAACAACAAGTATGGAAAACTTGAGGATCATGTTGCTAACATTGTAGATAGCTTAGAAGTTGCTAGGAAAAAACATCCTCTACAAAAAAATAATCTAGATGCCTTATGTAAACGTTATGCTATTAGAAATGATCATAGAACATTTCATGGAGCTTTATTAGATAGTGAGCTCTTAGCAGATGTGTACCTTGCTATGACAGGAGGGCAAACTAAACTGTCATTACAAACTTCTAAATCTGCAACTAAAGATAGTGCAGATATAGATTTTGAAAGACTAAATTTACGTCAAGCAAGTGTTAGTAATCTTGCAGAACATGATAAATATCTTCAGGGAATACTCAAACTAGAAGAAGAAATTAGATGGTAA
- a CDS encoding M15 family metallopeptidase yields MVKRPKFTEADKNTLVLVGKDFFQRDVYLEKNTYKAWLALYAAAKSDGIELFIVSGFRSYDYQQKIIDRKLANGQTLEQISKVNALVGESEHHTGKAIDLTTLGEKEVLTEEFENTEAFYWLDENASKYGFIMSFPRNNKYGFIYEPWHWCYKDEKFK; encoded by the coding sequence ATGGTAAAAAGACCTAAATTTACAGAAGCTGATAAAAATACTCTTGTATTAGTTGGAAAAGACTTCTTTCAAAGAGATGTATATTTAGAAAAAAATACTTATAAAGCTTGGTTAGCTTTATATGCTGCTGCTAAGTCTGATGGTATAGAACTTTTTATTGTATCTGGGTTTAGAAGCTATGATTATCAACAAAAGATTATTGATAGAAAATTAGCCAATGGTCAAACATTGGAGCAAATTAGCAAAGTAAATGCTTTAGTGGGAGAAAGTGAGCATCATACAGGTAAAGCTATAGATTTGACAACCTTAGGTGAAAAAGAAGTTTTAACTGAGGAGTTTGAAAATACTGAAGCTTTTTATTGGCTAGATGAAAACGCTTCAAAATATGGTTTTATAATGAGTTTTCCTAGAAATAATAAATACGGCTTTATTTATGAGCCATGGCACTGGTGTTATAAAGATGAAAAATTTAAATAA
- a CDS encoding saccharopine dehydrogenase C-terminal domain-containing protein: MKKVLILGAGRVGSLASCLLVDSGEYIVHLVDKVIPEDNPTLEKNNTNLKYIELDVTNTEKLENYAKDNSFDAIVSCLPFYFNKGIASLAAKLDLNYFDLTEDVETTKYIKELASTSNSFFAPQCGLAPGFISIVTNNLLGEFEQVDTVRMRVGALPLNVSNTLQYGLTWSTEGLVNEYAKPCEAVVGGQKRILAPLADIEEIKIDGLTYEAFSTSGGVGSMIETYKDKVKNMNYKSIRHPGHCEKMRFLMQDMKLGDDLDLMVKIMDNAIPRINQDIVLIYVSVDGIRKGLKSERHFAQKYPSKVIFKKRFSALQLTTATSLCVTIDIMLNKPQKASGFINQESICLKDFYNNKFGDYYKNSGFLIQAE, encoded by the coding sequence ATGAAAAAAGTTTTAATTTTAGGAGCTGGCCGTGTAGGCTCTTTGGCGTCATGCTTGCTTGTAGACAGTGGTGAATATATTGTCCATTTAGTTGATAAGGTTATACCTGAAGATAACCCAACCTTGGAAAAAAATAATACAAATCTTAAATACATTGAATTAGATGTAACTAATACAGAAAAATTAGAAAATTATGCTAAAGATAATAGTTTTGATGCGATAGTTTCTTGTTTACCGTTTTATTTTAATAAAGGCATAGCAAGCTTAGCAGCTAAGTTAGACCTTAACTACTTTGATTTAACAGAAGATGTTGAAACAACAAAATATATTAAAGAATTAGCATCTACATCAAATAGTTTTTTTGCCCCTCAATGTGGTTTGGCACCAGGATTTATTAGCATTGTAACTAATAATCTTTTGGGTGAATTTGAGCAGGTTGACACTGTGCGTATGCGTGTAGGAGCTTTACCTCTTAATGTCTCAAACACACTTCAATATGGTTTAACGTGGTCTACAGAAGGTTTGGTAAATGAGTACGCTAAGCCTTGTGAAGCAGTAGTAGGAGGGCAAAAGAGGATTCTAGCACCATTAGCTGATATTGAAGAGATTAAGATTGATGGCTTAACTTACGAAGCTTTTAGTACTTCAGGTGGAGTTGGCTCGATGATTGAGACCTATAAAGATAAAGTCAAAAATATGAATTATAAAAGTATTCGTCACCCTGGGCATTGCGAAAAAATGAGATTTTTAATGCAAGATATGAAGCTTGGTGATGATTTAGACCTAATGGTTAAAATTATGGATAATGCTATCCCACGTATTAACCAAGACATAGTATTAATATACGTTTCAGTAGACGGGATTCGTAAAGGTCTTAAGTCTGAGCGTCATTTTGCTCAAAAATATCCATCCAAAGTTATATTTAAAAAGCGTTTTTCAGCTTTACAATTAACTACAGCAACAAGCCTTTGCGTGACTATAGATATCATGCTAAATAAACCGCAAAAAGCTTCTGGTTTTATTAATCAAGAGTCTATTTGCTTAAAAGATTTTTATAATAATAAGTTTGGAGATTACTATAAAAACTCTGGTTTTTTGATACAAGCTGAATAG